A single region of the Triticum dicoccoides isolate Atlit2015 ecotype Zavitan chromosome 2B, WEW_v2.0, whole genome shotgun sequence genome encodes:
- the LOC119364826 gene encoding uncharacterized protein LOC119364826 isoform X2 — protein MNNGNPAAPVLVVERVVTVEYLEQSMSRGLLGKFPDSSAYDFDYCQSGIWSPVNKIPSESPASGSRDFLIAKLKRRARAGSRLKDAAGGGGSRSRWRRRRLRRDGSFLDLHETASRAKLDLSPPLPSPAPTKEGWRRVLTAAIRKFKARHRRSRPAPLLQMMLPML, from the exons ATGA ACAACGGCAACCCCGCCGCCCCGGTGCTGGTGGTGGAGCGCGTGGTGACGGTGGAGTACCTTGAGCAGTCCATGTCGCGGGGCCTCCTCGGCAAGTTCCCCGACTCCTCCGCCTACGACTTCGACTACTGCCAGAGCGGCATCTGGTCCCCGGTCAACAAGATCCCCAGCGAGTCGCCGGCCTCCGGCTCCAGAGACTTCCTCATCGCCAAGCTAAAGCGCCGGGCGCGGGCCGGGAGCAGGCTCAAGGACGCTGCCGGCGGAGGCGGCAGCAGGTCGAGGTGGCGGCGCCGGCGGCTGCGGCGGGACGGCTCTTTCCTCGACCTCCACGAGACGGCGAGCAGGGCGAAGCTGGACTTATCGCCGCCGCTGCCATCGCCTGCCCCCACCAAG GAGGGGTGGAGGAGGGTGCTCACGGCGGCCATCAGGAAGTTCAAGGCGCGGCACCGCCGGTCCCGGCCGGCTCCCCTGCTCCAGATGATGCTTCCAATGCTCTGA
- the LOC119364826 gene encoding uncharacterized protein LOC119364826 isoform X1, with protein MNSAAETDAAGDNGNPAAPVLVVERVVTVEYLEQSMSRGLLGKFPDSSAYDFDYCQSGIWSPVNKIPSESPASGSRDFLIAKLKRRARAGSRLKDAAGGGGSRSRWRRRRLRRDGSFLDLHETASRAKLDLSPPLPSPAPTKEGWRRVLTAAIRKFKARHRRSRPAPLLQMMLPML; from the exons ATGAACAGCGCGGCCGAGACGGACGCCGCCGGCGACAACGGCAACCCCGCCGCCCCGGTGCTGGTGGTGGAGCGCGTGGTGACGGTGGAGTACCTTGAGCAGTCCATGTCGCGGGGCCTCCTCGGCAAGTTCCCCGACTCCTCCGCCTACGACTTCGACTACTGCCAGAGCGGCATCTGGTCCCCGGTCAACAAGATCCCCAGCGAGTCGCCGGCCTCCGGCTCCAGAGACTTCCTCATCGCCAAGCTAAAGCGCCGGGCGCGGGCCGGGAGCAGGCTCAAGGACGCTGCCGGCGGAGGCGGCAGCAGGTCGAGGTGGCGGCGCCGGCGGCTGCGGCGGGACGGCTCTTTCCTCGACCTCCACGAGACGGCGAGCAGGGCGAAGCTGGACTTATCGCCGCCGCTGCCATCGCCTGCCCCCACCAAG GAGGGGTGGAGGAGGGTGCTCACGGCGGCCATCAGGAAGTTCAAGGCGCGGCACCGCCGGTCCCGGCCGGCTCCCCTGCTCCAGATGATGCTTCCAATGCTCTGA
- the LOC119360847 gene encoding septin and tuftelin-interacting protein 1 homolog 1-like translates to MALLQPSFNGALLGKDDDDSLSPGTYKCTNAAVAKMMRLWNYKDGSGLGAHGQGIIVPIQPAARRRRRRAGIGHREKPYDNGLQVAPTPPVEDECLQLEAVAAALRLERECHEKTLTLLREMKLQGDSSAETADALAAIVKSGEVLQGKRALGAWKAALPPSTVRYIVHKVLPPKLAVEAREWRPSWDPDCGDSLRPWIPLIGHLPESLYDIVEGKISGASYDIIWPWKDYFDPAHWEIFAKRHVLPQLTRLMRELRITPPKQTDSSLLMVMSWAPLLHAEDVLSILEEAEFFDKWESALRHWLQSAKPSYGEAVAWCTGWKKLFTPELVADEHVLARLDAGAAMVDQETQDLDSLLGYSW, encoded by the coding sequence ATGGCGCTACTGCAGCCCAGCTTCAACGGAGCGCTGCTCGGCAAGGACGACGATGACTCCCTGTCCCCGGGCACGTACAAGTGCACCAATGCAGCGGTGGCCAAGATGATGCGGCTTTGGAACTACAAGGACGGCTCCGGGCTTGGCGCACACGGCCAAGGCATCATCGTCCCAATACAACCCgccgcgcgtcgtcgtcgtcgcaggGCCGGCATCGGCCACCGCGAGAAGCCTTACGACAACGGCCTGCAGGTCGCGCCGACGCCGCCGGTCGAAGACGAGTGTCTTCAGTTGGAGGCCGTCGCAGCAGCCCTGCGGCTCGAACGAGAGTGCCACGAGAAGACTCTGACGCTGCTGCGTGAGATGAAGCTTCAAGGGGACAGCAGCGCGGAGACGGCGGACGCGCTGGCGGCCATCGTTAAGTCCGGAGAGGTGCTCCAGGGGAAGCGCGCGCTAGGGGCGTGGAAGGCGGCGTTGCCTCCTTCCACCGTGCGCTACATCGTCCACAAGGTTCTCCCGCCGAAGCTCGCCGTGGAAGCGCGAGAGTGGCGCCCGTCGTGGGATCCGGACTGCGGCGATTCGCTACGCCCCTGGATTCCTCTGATCGGCCACCTACCGGAGAGCCTCTACGACATCGTCGAGGGCAAGATCAGCGGCGCCAGCTACGACATCATCTGGCCGTGGAAAGACTACTTCGACCCGGCGCACTGGGAAATCTTCGCCAAGCGTCACGTCCTGCCTCAGCTGACACGGCTGATGCGGGAGCTGAGGATCACACCCCCAAAGCAGACGGACAGCTCGTTGCTCATGGTGATGTCGTGGGCGCCGCTCCTGCACGCTGAAGACGTGCTGTCGATCTTGGAAGAAGCGGAGTTTTTCGACAAATGGGAGAGCGCGCTGCGCCACTGGCTGCAATCCGCGAAGCCGTCGTACGGGGAGGCCGTCGCATGGtgcaccggctggaagaagctctTCACCCCGGAGCTGGTCGCCGACGAGCACGTGCTCGCCCGTCTGGACGCCGGCGCTGCCATGGTGGATCAAGAAACGCAAGACCTCGACAGCCTTCTTGGGTATAGCTGGTAG